In Fodinibius salicampi, a single genomic region encodes these proteins:
- a CDS encoding porin family protein has protein sequence MKKLLLSVFLLSGLVLMTTPAAHAQFSIKGGVNLANFNDTDASFDSRTGLMAGATYSFGIPMSPISIEPGVFYAQKGAKISEGSVETTTKLDYIEIPVIAKFDFILDNPMLTPHVYFGPYAGFNINAEQEISGGDSAGTFDIEDEVKGTDFGVVVGAGADITKFNVGIRYSAGLTNTFEDGDGKNGVLSLVAGVNF, from the coding sequence ATGAAGAAATTATTACTATCTGTTTTTTTATTATCCGGATTGGTTTTAATGACCACTCCAGCAGCTCACGCTCAATTTTCGATCAAGGGTGGAGTTAATTTAGCCAACTTTAATGATACCGACGCCTCGTTTGATTCCCGTACGGGCTTAATGGCAGGCGCAACCTATAGTTTTGGTATCCCGATGAGCCCTATCTCAATAGAACCTGGTGTGTTTTATGCCCAAAAAGGTGCTAAAATATCAGAAGGCTCTGTTGAAACAACTACTAAATTAGATTACATTGAAATTCCTGTCATAGCCAAATTTGACTTTATTCTGGACAACCCTATGTTGACGCCTCACGTCTATTTTGGACCCTATGCCGGTTTTAACATTAATGCCGAACAAGAAATTTCCGGAGGCGATAGTGCTGGCACATTTGATATTGAGGATGAAGTCAAAGGAACTGACTTTGGTGTTGTGGTAGGCGCCGGAGCAGATATTACGAAGTTTAATGTTGGCATCCGATATTCAGCAGGCCTTACCAATACATTTGAAGATGGCGATGGGAAAAATGGGGTCCTCTCCCTTGTGGCTGGTGTTAATTTCTAA
- a CDS encoding ThuA domain-containing protein codes for MKTFKTRLMMKTQLMHLVPRSLFLFFFIAFFAIDLSAQSQSDQQVLIFSKTEGFRHSSIETGTKALQQLASNEGINTRHTEDSRYFHPDSLSSYNAVIFLNTTGNVLNDSQEEAFEQYIQNGGGFLGIHSAADTEYEWSWYGDLVGAYFVSHPHIQKATIDVVDQSHRATSFLPKEWKRTDEWYNYKSISKEINVLMELDESSYEGGENGDFHPIAWYHEFDGGRAFYTGGGHTEESYSEDLFMDHLREALYYVIGDKE; via the coding sequence ATGAAAACATTCAAAACCAGACTTATGATGAAAACCCAACTTATGCACCTCGTGCCCCGCTCTCTCTTCTTATTTTTCTTTATTGCCTTCTTCGCTATTGACCTATCTGCACAATCACAATCCGACCAACAGGTACTTATATTTAGCAAGACAGAGGGGTTCCGCCACAGTTCTATAGAAACCGGAACAAAAGCACTCCAACAACTAGCCAGCAACGAAGGTATCAACACCCGCCATACTGAAGATTCCCGGTACTTTCATCCGGATAGTCTCAGTTCTTACAATGCTGTTATCTTCCTAAATACTACCGGAAATGTTCTAAACGATAGCCAGGAAGAAGCTTTTGAACAGTATATCCAGAATGGCGGAGGATTTTTAGGCATCCATTCAGCGGCAGATACCGAATATGAATGGTCGTGGTACGGTGATTTAGTCGGCGCCTATTTTGTTAGTCATCCTCATATACAGAAGGCCACCATCGACGTAGTGGACCAATCGCATCGGGCCACTTCTTTTCTTCCTAAAGAATGGAAAAGAACCGACGAGTGGTACAACTATAAAAGTATCAGCAAAGAAATTAATGTATTAATGGAACTGGATGAGTCCAGTTACGAAGGGGGAGAGAATGGCGACTTTCATCCTATTGCCTGGTATCATGAGTTTGATGGAGGGCGCGCTTTTTATACCGGAGGCGGCCACACCGAAGAAAGTTATTCGGAAGACCTTTTCATGGATCACCTACGGGAAGCGCTATATTATGTGATTGGAGATAAGGAATAA
- a CDS encoding Yip1 family protein, whose translation MDFQYIIDRAKGIILEPKREWKQIKDEQRSKWDLILFYALPLVALSVITGLIGTWSVWWAIYQLIMPIVSIVIASYVVNELSEKFNSAKNLNNAFKLVVYASTPSLLAAIIANLSLLLSWVGLFGLYSIYLFWIGISEMMETPDDKRLTYVLISALVLIVIQFLLSLFIAPQMISPYM comes from the coding sequence ATGGACTTTCAATATATCATTGATCGGGCAAAAGGAATTATTTTAGAGCCTAAAAGGGAGTGGAAGCAAATAAAGGACGAGCAACGTTCTAAGTGGGACCTCATTCTGTTTTATGCTCTGCCATTAGTAGCCTTATCTGTAATCACAGGATTGATAGGCACATGGTCCGTGTGGTGGGCAATTTATCAGTTGATAATGCCTATCGTTTCGATTGTAATTGCTTCTTATGTGGTTAATGAGCTCTCTGAAAAGTTCAATTCAGCTAAAAACCTGAATAATGCCTTTAAACTGGTTGTTTATGCATCTACTCCTTCGCTTTTAGCGGCAATTATCGCCAATCTTTCCTTATTGTTGAGCTGGGTAGGCCTGTTTGGTCTCTATAGTATCTATCTTTTTTGGATTGGGATCTCAGAAATGATGGAAACACCGGATGATAAGCGACTAACGTATGTTTTGATTTCAGCTCTCGTATTAATTGTTATCCAGTTCTTGTTATCCCTGTTCATAGCTCCACAGATGATAAGCCCATATATGTGA
- a CDS encoding outer membrane protein, with protein MKKLSCLLTVLLCSAFIWTVTVEAQEIRAGGGVGYGSKSENVNFNVSLYYSLPDLPIRVGADVGYSVPEKNAQSRFDQIEGNINGHLMAVDEEIFSLYGLTGLNIMHHRFKYDPDGAASFTESDTNLGINAGAGAELDMGFGRTYGEAKYIIGRDDVSQLILGLGVRVSI; from the coding sequence ATGAAAAAACTAAGTTGTTTATTAACCGTACTTCTTTGCAGTGCATTTATATGGACTGTTACTGTAGAAGCTCAGGAAATAAGAGCCGGCGGTGGAGTGGGTTATGGGAGCAAATCTGAAAATGTGAATTTTAATGTAAGTTTGTATTACAGCTTACCAGATTTACCAATTAGAGTTGGAGCAGATGTAGGCTATTCTGTTCCTGAAAAGAATGCCCAAAGCAGGTTTGATCAGATTGAAGGAAATATCAATGGTCATCTGATGGCGGTGGACGAAGAGATTTTTAGCCTGTATGGATTGACGGGATTAAATATTATGCATCATCGCTTTAAATATGATCCGGACGGGGCTGCTTCTTTTACAGAGTCCGATACAAATTTAGGTATCAATGCAGGGGCTGGCGCAGAACTCGATATGGGTTTTGGGCGAACGTATGGCGAAGCAAAATATATTATCGGTCGGGATGATGTTTCTCAATTAATCCTCGGTCTTGGAGTGAGAGTAAGCATTTAA
- a CDS encoding potassium channel family protein, whose translation MKFFTSQLSFFLSNRSTTVNIKRLFRFLTGLALLILAYSIIFHFIMLYEGQAHSWVTGFYWTLTVMSTLGFGDITFTSDLGRVFSVVVLLSGMLSLLILLPFTFIEFFYAPWLEAQSKARAPRELPEDTRDHIIITHFDPISQSLIEKLDYYNYQYVLLIDELTKALEYYDQGYQVVFGELDDPETYRKLRVEQASMVVTLGNDMANSNISNTVRELDEDVIIVATANSANSLDLLKLAGANHVIQLGRMLGRSLSRRTIGQDRRVHVIGRFEDLIIAEATAYQTPMVGQTLKESGIREQLGINIVGIWERGEFKPARTDSVIKKESVLVIAGTLEQLRTYDEYMAIYQASDKPVIIVGAGRVGRGTAEAFEERGMDYRIIEKNPDRIKDNDKYILGSAEDIETLKKAGIQDAPCIIITTHDDNVNIYLTIYARQLRPNIQIISRSTLQRNVSTLHRAGADFVMSYATMGGNAIFNILERNDVVMIAEGLNVFSIETPNSLQDKTLNSSNIREETGCNVLAIKKNGTQVTNPSPDSVLTADSELVLIANREAEEAFMNKYMD comes from the coding sequence ATGAAGTTTTTTACTTCACAACTAAGTTTTTTTCTTTCGAATCGTAGCACTACGGTAAACATAAAAAGACTGTTTCGCTTCTTAACAGGTCTTGCACTCCTCATCCTTGCCTACAGCATTATATTTCACTTTATAATGCTGTATGAGGGACAAGCACACAGTTGGGTAACCGGTTTTTACTGGACCCTGACGGTAATGTCTACTCTTGGCTTCGGAGATATCACCTTTACAAGCGATCTGGGGCGCGTTTTTTCGGTTGTGGTTCTTCTTTCCGGCATGCTTTCTCTACTTATCTTACTCCCATTTACTTTTATTGAGTTCTTTTATGCCCCCTGGCTGGAAGCACAGTCTAAAGCAAGAGCCCCCCGCGAGCTTCCAGAAGACACCAGGGATCACATTATCATAACCCATTTCGATCCTATTTCTCAATCACTTATAGAAAAACTCGACTATTATAATTATCAGTATGTTTTGTTGATTGATGAACTTACAAAAGCGTTGGAATACTATGACCAGGGATATCAGGTTGTTTTTGGAGAACTGGATGATCCCGAGACCTACCGAAAGTTAAGGGTGGAACAGGCTTCTATGGTCGTAACCCTGGGCAACGATATGGCTAACTCCAATATCAGCAATACCGTCCGCGAACTCGATGAGGATGTTATTATCGTAGCTACAGCGAACTCCGCTAATTCTCTGGATCTTCTTAAGCTGGCCGGAGCAAACCACGTTATACAGTTGGGACGCATGCTAGGCCGCTCGCTATCGCGAAGAACGATCGGACAGGATCGTCGGGTACATGTAATTGGCCGTTTTGAGGATTTAATAATTGCTGAGGCCACCGCTTATCAAACACCCATGGTAGGCCAAACCCTTAAAGAAAGTGGAATACGTGAACAATTGGGGATTAACATTGTGGGAATATGGGAGCGGGGTGAGTTCAAACCCGCTCGTACAGATTCAGTTATCAAAAAGGAAAGCGTCTTGGTAATTGCCGGAACGCTAGAACAACTGCGCACCTACGATGAGTATATGGCTATCTACCAGGCATCTGATAAGCCCGTTATCATTGTGGGGGCAGGCCGGGTAGGGCGCGGTACTGCGGAAGCATTTGAAGAGCGGGGAATGGATTATCGAATCATAGAAAAAAATCCTGATCGCATAAAAGATAATGACAAATATATTTTAGGAAGCGCTGAAGATATAGAAACCCTCAAAAAGGCAGGCATTCAAGATGCTCCCTGTATCATTATTACCACGCATGATGACAATGTAAACATTTACCTTACCATCTATGCCCGACAGTTACGTCCTAATATACAGATCATCAGTCGCTCTACCCTACAACGAAATGTATCTACCCTGCATCGTGCTGGTGCTGATTTTGTAATGTCATATGCTACGATGGGTGGCAATGCTATTTTTAATATTTTAGAGCGCAATGATGTGGTTATGATCGCAGAAGGTCTTAACGTCTTTTCCATTGAAACCCCTAATTCCCTTCAAGATAAGACCCTGAACTCCAGTAACATACGTGAAGAAACCGGATGTAATGTATTAGCTATTAAAAAAAATGGAACACAGGTGACGAATCCTTCCCCAGATTCTGTACTTACCGCAGATAGCGAGCTGGTCTTAATTGCCAACAGGGAGGCCGAAGAAGCTTTTATGAATAAGTACATGGATTAA
- the mnmG gene encoding tRNA uridine-5-carboxymethylaminomethyl(34) synthesis enzyme MnmG, with amino-acid sequence MKSLYPTYDVIVVGAGHAGSEAAGAAAEIGAKTLLITMNLDAIAKMSCNPAIGGIAKGQLVREIDALGGLTGIVADKSAVQFRMLNTSKGPAMWSPRCQSDRALYSKTMREELEKKDNLYFRQDNVVDVLTTNDGKRVTGVKTSTGQSFEAQSVILTTGTFGNGLIHIGETNFGGGRSGERASVGISGALEDLGFEVGRLKTGTPPRIDGRSINLDKLEIQYGDEDPAPFSFLTDSLPFQEEQLTCWMGDTNEEVHDVLRSGFDRSPMFNGTIESTGPRYCPSIEDKINRFSEKDGHQLFLEPEGWNTYEMYLNGFSTSLPEDVQYKALRTIPGFEEAVMLRPGYAIEYDYFPPYQIRRSMETKITEGLFFAGQINGTTGYEEAACQGLMAGINAARKVQGDEEFILKRSEAYIGVLIDDLITKGTEEPYRMFTSRAEHRILLRQDNADLRLTELGHKIGLASEERFERYKTKNEAINKVHDLIADYTVYPEKMDPMLEEQGTSTLSQPVKAKTLIPRPQLSIYNLLEADDELNQKVEAITTDEDVLDQVEIQIKYAGYIEKEFEMVEEMRKQEDTLIPDSLNYNKINSLSAEGKEKMERIKPETLGQASRISGVSPSDISVLMVYLNN; translated from the coding sequence ATGAAGTCTCTTTACCCTACCTATGATGTTATTGTAGTCGGTGCCGGCCATGCTGGCAGTGAAGCTGCTGGTGCGGCAGCTGAGATAGGTGCGAAGACCCTACTCATTACTATGAATCTGGATGCCATCGCGAAGATGTCTTGCAACCCGGCTATTGGAGGTATTGCAAAAGGGCAGTTAGTTCGTGAAATAGATGCCCTTGGAGGGCTTACGGGTATTGTCGCTGATAAGTCGGCTGTTCAGTTTCGGATGCTAAATACCAGCAAGGGACCTGCTATGTGGAGCCCCCGATGCCAAAGTGACCGAGCCCTCTATAGCAAGACTATGCGTGAAGAACTGGAAAAAAAGGATAACCTCTATTTCCGTCAGGATAACGTTGTTGATGTCCTTACTACGAATGACGGCAAACGGGTGACCGGTGTAAAAACCTCAACCGGGCAATCCTTTGAGGCCCAATCAGTTATACTAACAACGGGTACTTTTGGCAATGGCCTTATTCACATTGGGGAAACTAATTTTGGCGGGGGACGATCTGGTGAGCGGGCCTCTGTAGGTATTTCCGGAGCTCTTGAGGATCTCGGTTTTGAAGTGGGAAGGCTCAAGACCGGAACACCGCCCCGCATTGACGGTCGTTCTATTAACCTTGACAAGCTTGAGATACAATATGGTGATGAAGATCCAGCCCCCTTCTCCTTTTTGACGGACTCCCTTCCTTTTCAGGAAGAACAGCTTACCTGCTGGATGGGCGACACTAATGAAGAAGTTCATGATGTATTACGCTCTGGTTTTGACCGAAGCCCTATGTTTAATGGGACCATTGAATCCACAGGTCCACGCTACTGCCCAAGTATTGAAGATAAAATTAATCGTTTCTCCGAAAAAGACGGTCATCAACTTTTCCTGGAACCCGAGGGATGGAATACCTATGAGATGTATTTGAATGGATTTTCCACCTCCTTACCTGAAGATGTACAATACAAGGCACTTCGAACAATACCGGGTTTCGAAGAGGCCGTAATGCTCCGCCCCGGCTATGCTATTGAGTATGATTATTTCCCACCCTACCAGATAAGGCGAAGCATGGAGACCAAAATTACTGAAGGACTCTTCTTTGCGGGACAAATTAACGGAACTACTGGATATGAGGAAGCCGCTTGCCAGGGATTGATGGCTGGTATTAACGCTGCACGAAAAGTTCAGGGAGATGAAGAGTTTATTCTTAAGCGATCCGAAGCATATATAGGCGTTCTTATCGATGACCTTATTACTAAAGGTACCGAAGAGCCATACCGGATGTTTACCTCCCGTGCAGAACACAGAATTCTACTCCGCCAGGATAATGCGGATCTTCGACTTACAGAACTGGGCCATAAAATTGGGCTTGCTTCTGAAGAGCGCTTCGAGCGATACAAAACAAAAAACGAAGCTATTAATAAGGTTCATGACCTCATAGCCGATTACACAGTCTACCCAGAAAAAATGGACCCCATGCTCGAAGAGCAAGGCACCAGCACCTTATCTCAGCCCGTAAAAGCCAAGACACTTATCCCTCGTCCGCAACTCTCCATTTATAATCTTTTGGAAGCAGACGATGAGCTTAATCAAAAGGTTGAGGCTATTACAACCGATGAAGACGTCCTCGACCAGGTAGAAATACAGATCAAATACGCCGGATATATAGAAAAAGAGTTTGAAATGGTGGAAGAAATGCGCAAGCAGGAAGATACGCTTATCCCAGACTCTTTAAACTATAATAAAATAAACAGCCTTTCGGCCGAGGGAAAAGAAAAAATGGAGCGTATCAAGCCCGAAACGCTGGGACAAGCCAGTCGAATAAGCGGCGTTTCACCCAGTGACATTTCCGTATTAATGGTCTACCTGAATAATTAA
- a CDS encoding RsmG family class I SAM-dependent methyltransferase, producing the protein MKHSTKKLNVSRETFSNTDQLLEKYKPKIETYIDRLFWWNKRINLVSRDVSRETILEHIRHSLLLAQFESFTESQIIVDAGTGGGLPGLPLAITHPEKRFILNDIVSKKCMVLKQIARKLAINNTETIDVTIKNVQVQDPFLLISKHAFKINDLYKMTAHLPWSTMILYKGGNFKSELEGIEEPLDIQSIELSPGGDFYSGKALIIINR; encoded by the coding sequence GTGAAACACTCTACAAAAAAACTGAATGTTTCACGTGAAACATTCAGCAATACCGATCAGCTATTAGAAAAGTACAAGCCAAAGATAGAAACCTATATAGATCGTCTTTTTTGGTGGAACAAGCGTATAAACCTTGTAAGTCGCGATGTTTCACGTGAAACAATACTTGAACATATTCGCCATTCCTTACTATTAGCTCAGTTTGAGTCATTTACCGAAAGCCAAATAATTGTCGATGCCGGTACCGGTGGTGGGCTTCCAGGCCTTCCCCTTGCAATCACTCATCCCGAAAAAAGATTTATTCTTAATGATATTGTATCTAAAAAATGCATGGTTCTTAAGCAAATAGCCCGAAAACTAGCAATTAATAACACTGAGACTATTGATGTAACAATAAAAAATGTGCAGGTGCAAGACCCCTTTCTTCTGATATCTAAGCATGCATTTAAAATTAATGACCTATACAAAATGACCGCCCATCTCCCTTGGTCTACTATGATCCTTTATAAAGGAGGAAACTTTAAATCAGAATTAGAGGGTATAGAAGAACCCCTTGACATTCAATCTATTGAGTTATCACCGGGCGGAGATTTCTATAGTGGAAAGGCGCTGATTATAATCAACAGGTAA
- a CDS encoding helix-turn-helix transcriptional regulator, whose protein sequence is MNSTERRMKLILMLQQSNKRITVNDIAEKFDVSRRTVFRDFNALSEMNVPITWDEYNGYGIMRGYKIPPLMFTSKELATIMVGLNFVKSQVDKTLIKDAKGVELKIKEVLPEELLTFMESLGERTVVDPYLNFGPEKMEGGDWYVISNAISENQSIKFNYRSKSDEKTSSRKIDPYLIVFFRDHWNVIGHSHKRDAVRNFVLDRMSDIQILDENFVPHGKIDVEGLIFRSESTSHRIEVYVHETDEKRFKANLPAKIIKEKKEKPNFIRIGFFFDNINFINKWLLQFSENIKIVKPDILIEKRKKLLEKMIENIN, encoded by the coding sequence ATGAACAGTACAGAGCGCCGGATGAAGCTCATTCTTATGCTTCAACAATCCAATAAGAGAATTACGGTAAATGATATAGCTGAAAAATTTGACGTAAGTCGCCGGACCGTTTTTCGAGATTTTAACGCTCTTTCAGAAATGAATGTCCCTATAACCTGGGATGAATACAATGGGTATGGCATCATGAGGGGATACAAGATCCCTCCCCTCATGTTCACCTCTAAAGAGCTGGCCACAATAATGGTCGGACTCAATTTTGTCAAATCACAGGTGGATAAAACTTTGATTAAAGATGCAAAAGGAGTAGAGTTAAAAATAAAAGAAGTACTCCCTGAAGAACTACTTACTTTCATGGAGTCGCTGGGTGAACGGACCGTTGTGGACCCCTATTTAAATTTTGGTCCCGAAAAAATGGAAGGGGGCGACTGGTATGTTATAAGTAATGCCATTTCCGAAAACCAATCCATCAAATTTAACTACCGCTCTAAATCTGACGAAAAGACTAGCAGTAGAAAAATTGATCCCTATCTCATCGTTTTTTTCCGCGATCACTGGAATGTGATCGGACACTCTCACAAAAGAGACGCTGTTCGGAACTTTGTACTTGATCGGATGTCAGATATACAAATTTTGGACGAAAACTTCGTTCCTCACGGTAAGATCGACGTAGAAGGTCTTATTTTTCGATCTGAGAGCACTTCCCATCGAATAGAGGTATATGTACACGAAACCGACGAAAAGCGCTTTAAAGCAAATCTACCGGCTAAAATAATTAAGGAAAAGAAAGAAAAACCTAATTTTATTCGGATAGGGTTTTTCTTTGATAATATCAATTTTATAAACAAATGGCTGTTGCAGTTTTCAGAAAATATTAAAATAGTTAAACCAGATATTCTAATAGAAAAAAGGAAAAAACTATTAGAAAAAATGATAGAAAATATAAATTAA
- a CDS encoding L-lactate dehydrogenase produces MIQKRSVAIIGTGNVGVAAAYALFNQRIASEIILVDLNRERAEGEAMDLMHGQLLVGNVKVRAGSYEDLKDTQVVVVTAGVGQKSPDESRLELLNRNAAVYNDIISKLDEYAPNAILIIATNPVDILTYVSQKLSAREPQRIIGTGTLLDTARFRALLGRYYDVDPRSVHAYILGEHGDSEVPIWSQANIGGQPIQHNTVLGKPYNKEALDKLFEESKNAAYEIIKRKGFTNSAIGVVIARIVEGILEDEKSVIPVSAYWDGAYGINDVCMSLQSVVGIEGVKHRVLPDLDQEEIQGLRQSAEILQSSLKKIDI; encoded by the coding sequence ATGATACAGAAAAGATCTGTTGCTATAATAGGAACCGGCAACGTTGGAGTAGCTGCTGCCTATGCCCTCTTCAATCAGCGCATTGCTAGCGAAATCATCTTAGTTGATTTAAATCGAGAGCGAGCTGAAGGAGAAGCTATGGATCTGATGCATGGTCAACTTCTTGTTGGAAACGTTAAGGTTCGTGCAGGAAGCTACGAAGATTTAAAAGATACCCAGGTAGTGGTTGTCACTGCGGGGGTAGGACAAAAATCTCCTGATGAATCACGCCTTGAATTATTGAACAGGAATGCCGCGGTATATAATGATATTATTTCAAAATTGGATGAGTATGCTCCAAATGCTATACTCATTATTGCCACCAACCCGGTAGACATCCTCACCTATGTCTCCCAAAAATTAAGTGCTCGTGAACCACAGCGTATCATCGGAACCGGTACGCTTCTAGATACCGCCCGGTTTCGTGCCTTACTTGGACGTTATTATGATGTAGATCCACGTTCAGTACATGCCTATATATTAGGAGAACATGGTGACTCAGAAGTGCCCATCTGGAGTCAGGCCAATATTGGGGGCCAGCCTATTCAGCATAATACGGTTCTGGGAAAACCCTATAACAAAGAGGCGCTGGATAAGCTTTTTGAGGAATCTAAAAATGCCGCGTATGAAATAATAAAACGTAAAGGTTTTACCAACTCAGCCATTGGCGTAGTTATTGCACGAATTGTAGAAGGAATCCTAGAGGATGAGAAAAGCGTAATCCCCGTAAGTGCCTATTGGGATGGCGCTTACGGAATTAATGATGTCTGCATGAGTCTTCAGAGTGTAGTTGGAATTGAGGGTGTCAAACATCGCGTGCTCCCCGACCTTGACCAGGAAGAAATACAGGGATTGCGCCAATCGGCAGAGATATTGCAAAGCAGTTTGAAGAAAATCGATATTTAA
- a CDS encoding glycoside hydrolase family 16 protein, producing the protein MILCKFFPIISKFCYIGTCILILSACTPADSSSQNNTDNVPPSPDQKFVWELSWTDEFEYEGLPDSTKWSYENGYIRNNELQYYTKRRSKNARVEKGTLIIESRNDNYNGHSYTSASLHTRNKAEWQYAKIEVRAKLPSGRGMWPAIWMLGTNIENVGWPACGEIDIMENVGFDPYIVHANIHTEAYNHTKGTNKGNHMTVDAPYEKFHTYTVEWLPQKISFYIDGNQYFTFNKESSDPDVWPFDQPFYLIINAAIGGAWGGTEGVADSIFPQKYYVDYVRVYKPTWKQEE; encoded by the coding sequence ATGATACTATGTAAATTTTTTCCCATCATATCAAAATTTTGCTACATAGGTACGTGCATTCTCATTTTATCAGCCTGCACCCCCGCTGACAGCTCATCTCAGAATAACACAGATAATGTACCCCCTTCACCTGATCAAAAGTTTGTTTGGGAATTATCCTGGACAGATGAATTTGAGTATGAGGGCCTTCCGGATTCCACAAAATGGAGTTATGAAAACGGATATATCCGAAACAATGAGTTACAGTATTACACCAAAAGACGAAGCAAAAATGCACGTGTGGAAAAGGGAACCCTAATAATTGAATCCAGGAATGATAATTATAACGGACATTCCTATACCTCTGCCAGCCTGCATACCCGGAATAAAGCTGAGTGGCAATATGCTAAAATAGAGGTCCGGGCAAAATTGCCAAGCGGTCGCGGCATGTGGCCCGCGATATGGATGCTTGGCACAAATATCGAGAATGTGGGATGGCCCGCATGCGGAGAGATCGATATCATGGAAAACGTGGGATTTGATCCCTATATAGTGCATGCCAATATCCATACCGAGGCATACAATCATACGAAAGGGACAAATAAGGGAAACCACATGACTGTAGACGCTCCGTATGAAAAGTTTCATACTTATACTGTGGAATGGCTGCCGCAAAAAATATCATTCTATATTGATGGCAATCAATACTTTACATTCAATAAAGAATCGTCGGATCCCGATGTATGGCCATTCGATCAACCCTTTTATCTTATTATAAATGCTGCAATCGGGGGTGCCTGGGGCGGGACAGAAGGGGTTGCCGACAGTATATTTCCGCAAAAATATTATGTGGATTATGTGCGGGTTTATAAACCGACATGGAAACAAGAAGAATAG